One segment of Variovorax sp. PAMC28562 DNA contains the following:
- a CDS encoding serine/threonine protein kinase translates to MKNQRLLSVLTATLLGVGSISAMAQDKPAAPNPSKGGEGSTISLKNGTTNPPQRPDGTEPVSREAVKAETRAANRAKTIPTGEASTMGSMTKQPNETMQATGDMSRKEVSMAGRKTKPVRGDKVERPDVPTNPAAGGGTPK, encoded by the coding sequence ATGAAAAACCAACGTCTGTTATCCGTACTCACCGCCACCTTGTTGGGCGTCGGCAGCATCAGCGCAATGGCCCAGGACAAGCCTGCAGCACCGAATCCGTCCAAGGGCGGCGAAGGCAGCACGATCTCGCTCAAGAACGGTACGACCAACCCGCCTCAGCGACCTGACGGCACCGAACCGGTGTCGCGCGAAGCTGTGAAGGCAGAGACGCGCGCTGCTAACCGCGCGAAGACCATTCCAACCGGAGAAGCGAGCACGATGGGCTCGATGACCAAGCAGCCCAACGAAACGATGCAGGCGACCGGTGACATGTCCCGCAAGGAAGTCAGCATGGCGGGGCGCAAGACCAAGCCGGTGCGTGGTGACAAGGTCGAACGTCCAGACGTTCCCACCAATCCAGCCGCAGGTGGCGGTACGCCGAAGTAA